DNA from Apis cerana isolate GH-2021 linkage group LG13, AcerK_1.0, whole genome shotgun sequence:
TCCATCGATGTGATTCGAACGTTCGCCGATAAAATTCCCGGCTTCACGGACTTGGTGCGAGAAGATCAGGTTTGTACGCcttattcgtttattattaattattccttttaatttcttcatctaTCCCTCTCGGATAATTTCTCGTgtcgtatatataaatctatacaCGAGCTGCgttatatcgtttattatgTATGGACGTGCAGACAATATCTGCGAGGGAAGGTTTCATTAAAGAGATCGATAGCTTGTACATTTTCTAAAAGGTCAATCCTGACGAGCCTACGACATGTCTAATCGACGTATCCGATTGGTCGGTTATCTAGCTGCTGCGCTAGCTCCACAGaggaaaataactttttttttccccccactCTTTGCCTTCTCTCtttgaaaacaatttcaaaatttcgattccCACTcgatttccaaaatattaatCGTATGTATTATATCCGTATATACCTGATACAATGTACCGTCTAACACGATTGTTTTCGCGATTGTTCCTCTCCCCGCAGGAGTTACTTTTCCAGTCGGCCAGTCTGGAACTGTTCGTTCTTCGATTGGCGTACCGTACGAAACCGGAGGACACCAAGCTGACGTTTTGCAACGGCGTGGTCCTGGCATTGGAACAGTGTCAGCGTAGCTTCGGCGATTGGCTCCACAGTATTCTCGAATTCAGCAAAGCTCTTCACATTCTCGACGTAGACGCTAGCGCTTTCGCTTGTCTCTGCGCTCTTACCCTCATTACTGGTAAGTTTCGAAatcctctctcctcctttttcgaaagaaaacacATCacattctcttctctttccgcCCTGCCCTGCCCTCGTTTCCTCTCTCCGCCATCTTCGATGATTATCCATTAAGCGCGACCGTCTGccggataaattatttatcgatcgacCGGCTTTACTTATTAACGAGACGACGAAAAGAAACCGCGATCGTTCGTGCCCGCGTTGCACGCGATACACGTCGACGATACGCGATTTTCCTCGCGGGTTGGATGTGCGTGCCACTTCTCGATCGGTTCGCCAACGATATCGATGTCGAATACGTCGATTGCACGCAACACCGCCCCCATTATCCTTCCGTTTAAATTGGCCGGCGAATCTGGGAACGCACGAtccgtttttaattaatcacgtataataattaataacaattaatacacGAATCACACTCGGCCGGATGAAAGCATCGATTGATAAAACACGGGTCTGTTTCTCTGCTTGAAATTACAGCAAGGTACGGCCTGAAGGAGCCTCATCGCATGGAGCAGCTACAGtcgaaaataatatcgtcTCTTCGCGATCACGTCACCTATAACGCCGAGGCGCAGAGGAAAGCGCACTACCTGTCCCGTTTGTTAGGTAAACTACCGGAACTGAGGAGTCTGTCGGTGCAGGGGCTCCAGCGTATCTTTTACCTAAAACTGGAGGACCTGGTTCCAGCGCCACCCATGATCGAGACGATGTTCGTCGGTAGTCTACCGTTTTAATCGCCTCTCGATCGAGCCAAGCCTAGGGCTGCGCTATTCGTCGCGTAGAACAATTCATCCTTGAGATCTTGTGCGGTTGCGACTTACCACTCGATTTAAGTTTCCTTAGTTTTCTTACACGTCTACGTAGGTTCTACCATCTTCTTGCGTGTAACCCTTGATATGGTTTTCGACGCGTCAATCGCCACGTGATATACCGCGTGAGAATAGTCACCTTGAGGGGGGTACAAACACGaatctcgagagagagagagagagagagagagattcgagCGGATGAGAAGAAGTCCTGTTTCTCTCGAGGCTGACGTTTCCTCCGCGTCTGGATATTTTAGCGAAATATATAGATGCGTGTGGTGCGATCGAGCGTCGTGCCGCAAGTGGACACATTGGAGTGGATGCACGCGCGAATGGACGAGCCGGAAGACGTTGGTTTGTCGCTAAATTTAAGACAAAGTTCCCTGTGCGTGTATGGATGAGAGACGGGTGGATGAACGGGGCGCGTGTCTTCGTGATGTGTCAGCGGGCAGATGTGACTGCCCGACCTGACAACTGTTACTattgttactattattattaccgcTATTACTATTTTAACAGTGTACGATGTAATAACTATTCTTGCTATCGAAAGTATCGACTCCCGACGACCGATTGAACGTGGAACCCGGTTTCTCGGCGGATTCTCGGGGCGAGGggacgggggaggggagggagggagggggcttCTCTCGGAGGATGAAGAGAACCCGCGGCAGCTTGAAACAAACGTTGGATTTCCCCTTtcgtgagagaaagagagaaagaaacgagcgTGTTTCGTTATGCGTTATATACGTCCCATAAGGCGTCGCAGATGAGGGATGATTAATCACGACGGTGGTTCTCGCCGACTGGTAATATTAAGTGCTACGCTATTTCTCGCAAAACATGCACAAAaggaacgaaaagaaagaaagaaggaagcaaggaaggaaggaaagaaagaatgaaagaaagaaagaaagaaaaaaaaataataacgacgATATATACCATTACACGTTATACACGTACATTATACGTACATTATCGTAcacatgaatttttatcacttttctACCTACTTTGTATAAGTCGCTACATcaacgaacaaaaaaaaaactacgtTTCTTTCATCGCTCGTGCCGCAACGATCGTTCTCGAGGATCCGCTCGATCGGgattaatttctcttctttcagaAGTGCAGAACAAACCGTGttactcactcactcactcactcactcacttaCTTACTTATTATACCgtggaagagaaggaagagaggTGGATTGACGATTCGCAACATATCAGAGCAACGACGGAAGAGCGGAGACAAGATATCACGAATTACACACGTGCTAATTGATATTCCTCCATTCATCCTTCGTCACCAttacccctcctccccctcccctcttcgtGTGAATCAATTTCGCTCTTCCGTGTTGACAGTTTAGATATACGTAGGTCGTGACTGTGATCACACTCGAACGTAGCGAtgatgctaaaaaaaaaaaaaaagaaaaaaaaaaaaaaagaagggaaaaagaaaagaaaaaaaaaattctcacttAGAATCTCCGCTATCTTTCTCCTATATCtttcccttcccccctccctccctccatccCTCCCGATTCTTTGTACTCGTATTCATTCGTAACTCGTATCCTTCGGCTTACTAGCTTCATCGATCCGAGGCCAATAGGTGCACCCTAGCTTCCCTTCCTCTTGACCCTCGATCGCATGGAATTTAGTATCATTGGAAACGTGTGAGTGTCTTCCAAGTCACGTGGTCGGGACCCGTTTCGGTGTCCGAACAATTACCACACTATAATTCTTGCGTTAATGTGATTTTAGACAGCTAAGGGAGAAGAAGAATGAGGTAGGGCCCGAATCAGGCCGACTCGGCTGCGCGATCCGCGTCCAAAGACGAGTAATCGAGGAGGAGGTTATCGAGAAATAATCTAAGTAGTAGAATTCGTCGATTTTCGCATCCACCGACCGATCGGCAGCTACGGCCTCGTTACGGGCCCGGCATAAAGTTACCTATTACGTTatgacatttatttttaatcaaactaaCGTAGAAAATCCTATTTATACGTATACCGCGCCGCTATTATTActacttatattattacttgctacttaattacttaatattaattaactacTACTTACCGCTAGCGTTACGATCTTATAGCGTTATTGTCGCTACTACCGCTGTTACCATCCGCTACCTTTTTACTACCACCTTTGTGTTACCATTAATTATTGCTAAATGCGTAAGAAACATGATCGACGTTAAAACACTTCTTCGCCGCTGCAATATATTCATCaagaaagaagatatatatgtgtatacatatattctttggatatagagagagagaaaaaaaaaactatcaatTTTGGAACGGATTGCAGTGACTCGCGACTCCAAGCAAGGAGATAACAGATGGAAGGATCCAAGGATGATACCATCTCGAGGAATATATCGGATTGGCGTGTCAAGGAATCGTTGGGTTGACGCAATCTTTCCGTCACGGGCACCCTTATTAATGGCAACCCTAACTATTGTTCGGCAATAATACTTTCCTcttttatgtgtatatatatcactTGTCAACGTTAAAAGCTACAGCCCAGTAAACCGGGATCCATACAGTTAGTTTACATCACACGATTACATTACAAATCTCTTGGTGCACCTAATTTCAGAAAGGCACAAATCCACGTGGCGATTCGCCACTCGTGAATCTTTTAACTTATTGAGAGGCAGAAAACACGTTAACACGATACATAATTAATGTGCACAATAgatataaagtaattatatgtgtatatgttaTACTCGCCGTGTGTATCCGCAAATGTTCAATGCTTCAATGCAAGGAAATAGAGGATTCGATCATTCTCGATTTTCCTCGTTCGATTTCTGCGCAACCATAGTTCCTTCTAAAAATCGAGCttcgtctttttctttttttttttctattccttcgttcacttctctttctttttcttcttcttcttcttcttcttctttttttcctcctctctcaACATCGTTTTCGATCCATTGTTTATTCGGTACCGGTTCTTGCGTAAGAGTTATCGATCCCTAGTAGCCATGTAAGAGCTTCCGTATAACGATCTCTCTCGTTACGGAAGAGTACACGGAGAAAGGAGTGATTCAACGCGAACGTTCAAGCTCAACATTGAATCGGCGTTTCAGATgagtaattcaaattttcaagcgAACTCTCGCGATTAAGTAAGCGACCGGTAGCGATTAACAACGCTTTTCTCCGTGTAAAAACTGTGCTTCATTGGCGTTGGCCACGTGTGTGAAAAAACGTTTGCGGATGGATACGATCGCAGATGTTCGGTGAAACAGAAGAACAATATAATGCCCGGCAAGAAAGCAAGGTACAAGTAATCCGAATTACGGGGGCGCGAACAATCTCGTTGTTCCCGTTTCGAAAATTAGGATGACGCGATAGGAAGCGGACGATCCCCGAttcgtcgatttttttttctttttttaaaatcacatCTCGTCAATTACCGTTGGATTAATGGGATTAATGCGTCCCAATCCGAGGAAGAAAATTATCcgaattgataattttgatactCCGCGTACTACTTCGGATTACACGCCGATAAGGAAAGAATAATCGTACGTTTCCTTCGCGTATGTGTAGCGTATGTATATCGCATCGAGTCCAGAAGAGATTTAGAGGCTGAAAAGGAATTTCGTCAAATTAAAACGGTGCTATTAGGCTAATTGTGATTAACGAACGCTTAATGAATTCGAGAGTACTTAAGTTTCTTATCTCGTTGCATGCAGACAACGGgggaagaatatttttgttcctattacttaagaaaattaaaggaaGCATCGCGACAAGTTTCTAATCCCCTATTGGAGCGGAAACGATTTATCTCGTGATTGACGTGATTCTCCGATTACGAATCCATCAGATCTTTCCTGGACTCAACGCTGATCGGCGTtgcattgtttttttttctttttttttttttttttttttttttacgatgccATTTACGATGTAATTCGCGCGCGCCTTCCCCGCGATCCAGGGGAAGCGATTAGAACAAgaagaaattcaagaaaatgatCAAGCAATCCtagatttaaagaaagaaaaggaggcaAGAGAAAAGCGAGGAGGGAtatacgaatgaaataaaaaaagaaaaaaaaaaaaaaaaaaaaaaagaacaagggAATCTCGGATCGTTCGAACGTAGAAATATCTCGAATGAAGAACGAGGTCGTAGTATTGTTGTTACTTATTAATTGTCATCGctgtaaaacgaaaaaaaaaaaggccaaTTCCATTAGGTGTATTTTATCCTCTTCCCTCGATGTAACAATAAATGTTCAATCAACGGAtgatttcactttttttttttgaatcgtcttttttttttttcattttggaaaaataaaattgaatgttgCAATGTGGTACGTTCGATTTTCTGCGCGAATCGCGGATGTCTATACGAGGAgtttcgaaatcgaaactCGTTCCCTTTCCGTCCAAATtatatgatagaaaatttcCATCTTCGCAATCGAGTGTTGTATCGTTTCTCCTTCCCTGGTcggattttataaaattatacgaggaaaaagaaggaaagaaaagaaaaaaaaaaaagaaaagaaataaataaaaaaatgaataaatggcAGACTCTCTCGTTTTCGTGGACGGACGTTTCTACAACGATCGATCTGTACTTTGCCGTACGAATATCCGCGGATACAGTTATGTAAACTACTTGCACGATTACAAAGCACGTACCGGAAGTGATAGATATTGCaccaaaaataaatgaataaatttattatacacgcCCGATGTATCCGCGCGATCTGTTGGTCAAATAAAATTGTCGGTCATCAAGCATCAAGTCGAAAGGATTCGTAAGATATAGAATAGGAGAGCAAGAAGCAAGGAGGAAGTAAAGCAGGGCagaagggaagggaaataTGGGAAGGCAAAAtggaagtaataaataaaataatgccgATCAATAATAATGTCGATGTGTATTGACGGCCGTACAATTGAAAAGGAGGTgcgaattattgaaatcgatcgataattcgcCGTTAATTTAATCAAGTACAATCTGTGTTCTCCTTGCAATTTGTTCATCATCGACAATAAAAGGAATTGCAAGGGAAGTTTCCCGACCACCGGCCTTTTCACCCCTACGACCGTCGATATTTAGCAACACCGTTCTAACATTACGTTCTATtaacaatttgtaaaatattctaattcaaGATGTTTTACAATGCGCGCACATTCACGAAACCTTTTCCGCGGCCTGATTCAATGTAATTTTGTGCCGAATCACATACAGTTCCCTCTCGcttgattaatatatgtagccatatatatatgtatatttatatatatgtacatatttatatacatatataatgcatatacataatatatgatacgatataatataatataaaatgatataatatataattattattattattatatatatatatacttataaatatataaatataatgaaataatataaataaataaatatattatatatatatatatatatactttcgaTATGCGAACGAGAAAGCAATTCAAAGGCATGATgtgagaaaaacaaaaaacacaTTGCgaccattatattttataaataaaagaaaaattgatatgtgATATAGATGGTAAGGCACGCGGACAATGCGTTGCGATGCATTACGAAAGCAAATGTATTCTGTATATCGTTtcattaaatctattaaaataaccgatgctctttcttttttcgtttcagtATCTTCGTCTGTTCAGTGATGTTGCATTGTAACTCATTGATCAGTTTATACAAAATGAAACAGGTATTCGAAGTTGTCTATAATCTTTAGGGAATCTAACGGTTGTCGAGGGTCTTGTTATTTTGTGTGACGTACACCTGGCGTTTAATACCAGTCTTGAAACctgtaattttcaaaattctccttttcaaattttatttaataataataataatttattatattttatttatttttttcagatgaaaaaaaaaagaaggattaAAAAGGAGAAATCGAAAGAGAACGTTTTCTTTgtcgtttatattaaattatatactgtgaaaaaaattaaatttatttaatttttttatatttttttatattttcaacaagatatattaaacaaattttttccctcttaataattctatatttacgaaattatatctattaaaatagaaatataatttattataatttaatagtagACTGCTAATTTCAATGTgtatgatttcaaaattaaccgGCATAACGGTTACATTCAACACGCTTGCGTGAGAGCGCTGGCAGCGCGCGTAGATGGCGCTTGTTATCCATGTACGCATGCGCGAAACAAATTTCGCACGGCGCACAAAGAAAATAGTCCGCGCTCGCAGAGACACGACGATCACTTCGAGAAACGTGACACTCGTGACAGTAGTTTTACAACATTTGTGAAATTCACGGCGGGGTCTAAAGGAAGTAACCGATCGGTACAAATCGTACGTCGAGCATATTAATGGTCAAGAAATACGTGTATACGTAGGCGCGAGAATATCAAAAGGAGTTGATATTACTACGCCGCACGTTGTGGAAGGAAGCAGAAATCGAGTACTAGCAGGAAGTGGGTAGAAGGGGGTACGTCGTTGAGCTAGTTGATTCGGTGGTGGCTACATGTGGCTGTCCGCCGGTCGCGACAACGAGACATTTCCTATTGAGGCATAAAAAGTTACATTTTCCAACGGAAATCGATAGTTGAAAGAAGCCGTAATCATGCAAATGGATCCAACGACGGTGCAACTTATCCAGGTTCTAGAGAGAACAGTCTCATCAGGTAAGTCGTTTTGATTAATCAGTTTTTGAGTTGGCGACATCATAAAATCTCGactattctttttcattgacTTCGATCCTTGACCTTGCTATCTCTCTTGTTTTGTGAagcattctttcttttttcgaatgcTTCTTATCATTTCCACGACCTGCCTGAAAAAGTAAAGTCCTATTGCGTGCGCGTCCTTTTCGTACTTCTTTTCGTGTATTCATGGAGTATCTAGTATCATTGTTAATTAACGGTTTCATTGATCCATCTGGAATTTTTTGCCCGTAATATTCAAGTATTTGATCGGAATCTGTTGTTTTTACGAAAATACGTCGTATTGTGTTCCGCTTGGCTGTTGCTAGGGGCTTTGTTCATGGCCGGAAAAGTATTGTCCTATGTGACGGTTACTCGTACTGCACGTCCCCGTTGTCGGTTGGCACAACGAGTACTTACTTGTGCATCTTGCTTTTCTAAcctctattattaatttccattttttttttaacacgatATTAATGAGATaatatataggaaaatatgatattgattaaatgcatttttacttgcaattttagataaaaatgaattggaAGCAGCTCAGAATTTTCTAGAGCAAGCAGCAAGGACTAATCTcgtaagttatttttttttttctagtgacaaatgtttctataaatgtttctataaatataaaaatatatacgaggttataaagaaaatcattattttctttctagcATGAATTTTTGCAAAGACTTAGCAGCGTGCTTGTTACTGCTGCTGCAAGCCCTGTTGCTCGTATGGCAGCAGGTCTTCAGCTCAAAAATCAACTTACATCCAAAGATCCAGacctaaaatatcaatatcaacaACGTTGGCTTGCGATTCCTGTAGAAACAAgagaatatattaagaaaaatgtaagagaaactttttcgtttatttgtaaattttatttctatatatttctagtttccaatttttcctctgtttaaatagaaaaagtatttattttatatgtatttattgatAGATTTTTGGGGCACTTGGAACAGAGAACAATAGGCCAGGTTCTGCACCACAATGTGTTGCATATGTAGCAGTTGCTGAATTACCTGTTCGTGAATGGACTAATGTTATTCAGCTGTTAGTTAATAATGTTGTAAATCCAAACAGTAcagaaatgttaaaagaagCAACTCTAGAAGCCATTGGTTACATTTGTCAAGATATAGAAAGCGACGTTTTGGTACCTCAGTCTAATGAAATTCTCACAGCTATTATTCACGGTATGAAAGGATCTAGTACTTCGCATTATGTTCGTCTTGCAGCTACAAGTGCACTCTACAATTCATTAGAATTTACCAAAGGAAATTTTGAGATAGAGGttggtataattataataataggatataaatatttttttaataaaaatatatatatatattatttatttatttttattccttatgTATACAGACAGAACGAAACTTCATTATGGAAGTGGTATGCGAGGCGACGCAATCTTTAAACACACAAGTTAAAGTAGCAGCATTACAGTGTCTTGTGAAGATTATGtcgttatattatcaatatatggAACCTTATATGGCTCCAGCACTTTTTCCGATTACTTTAGAAGCTATGAAATCAGATATTGATGAAGTTGCACTGCAAGGAATTGAGTTTTGGTCAAACGTATCTGATGAAGAAGTAGATTTAGCCATGGAAGAAGGTGAAGCCTCCGATGGTGGTCGACCGCCGGTCAAAGTATCGAGGCATTATGCAAAGGGTGCTTTGCAATACTTGGTACCTGTTTTGATGAAGAAACTCACTAAACAAGAAGAATTCGATGATGAAGACGATTGGAATCCTTCAAAAGCAGCTGGAGTATGTTTAATGTTACTATCATCTTGTTGCGAAGATGCCATTGTTCCATTCGTTTTGCCGTTCATCAAAGACAGTATCAAAAGTCCAGATTGGAGGTACAGAGATGCTGCTTTGATGGCTTTTGGTTCGATTCTCGGAGGCGTCGATCATGCCACTTTGAAACCTTTGGTAGAGCAAGCAATGCCAACGCTTATCGAACTAATGTATGATAGCAGTGTCGCGGTAAGGGATACAGCTGCATGGACGTTTGGTCGAATTTGTGAGATCATACCAGAAGCGGCGATTAGTGAGACATATTTGAAACCATTGCTAGAAGCTTTGATAAATGGTTTGAAGGCAGAACCTCGTGTTGCAGCAAACGTTTGTTGGGCATTTACGGGTCTTGCAGAGGCTAGTTACGAGGCCGCTGAGAGTTTGGAAGGGCAAAATCCAGAAACTTATTGCATGTCTCAAtactttgattttattattcagaGATTATTGGAAACAACAGATCGTCCTGATGGAGCTCAAGCTAACTTAAGGTCAGCTGCATACGAAGCATTAATGGATATGGTAAAAAACTCTCCGCGCGATTGTTATATAACCGTGCAGAAGACGACGATGGTAATTCTGGAAAGATTGCAGCAGGTACTGCAAATGGAGACACATATCCAGAGCCATTCGGATCGTGCTCAATACAATGATTTACAATCGTTGTTATGTGCAACTTTACAATCCGTATTGCGTAAAGTTACACCAGAAGATGCTCCTCATATCTCTGATGTAATAATGACAGCGTTACTATCCATGTTCAATTCGAATTCTTGCAAAGCCGAGGGTGTACAGGAAGATGCTCTGATGGCTGTATCGACTCTGGTCGAAGTGCTAGGAGAACGTTTCTTAAAGTATATGGATGCGTTCAAACCTTATCTTTGCCttggtttaaaaaattacgcaGAATATCAAGTTTGTTGCGCTGCGGTAGGTTTGACTGGTGATATCTGCCGCGCCTTGAAGAGCAAGATGTTACCTTACTGCGACGAGATTATGACCCTGTTGCTAGAAAAT
Protein-coding regions in this window:
- the LOC108000192 gene encoding importin subunit beta-1 isoform X1, with the translated sequence MQMDPTTVQLIQVLERTVSSDKNELEAAQNFLEQAARTNLHEFLQRLSSVLVTAAASPVARMAAGLQLKNQLTSKDPDLKYQYQQRWLAIPVETREYIKKNIFGALGTENNRPGSAPQCVAYVAVAELPVREWTNVIQLLVNNVVNPNSTEMLKEATLEAIGYICQDIESDVLVPQSNEILTAIIHGMKGSSTSHYVRLAATSALYNSLEFTKGNFEIETERNFIMEVVCEATQSLNTQVKVAALQCLVKIMSLYYQYMEPYMAPALFPITLEAMKSDIDEVALQGIEFWSNVSDEEVDLAMEEGEASDGGRPPVKVSRHYAKGALQYLVPVLMKKLTKQEEFDDEDDWNPSKAAGVCLMLLSSCCEDAIVPFVLPFIKDSIKSPDWRYRDAALMAFGSILGGVDHATLKPLVEQAMPTLIELMYDSSVAVRDTAAWTFGRICEIIPEAAISETYLKPLLEALINGLKAEPRVAANVCWAFTGLAEASYEAAESLEGQNPETYCMSQYFDFIIQRLLETTDRPDGAQANLRSAAYEALMDMVKNSPRDCYITVQKTTMVILERLQQVLQMETHIQSHSDRAQYNDLQSLLCATLQSVLRKVTPEDAPHISDVIMTALLSMFNSNSCKAEGVQEDALMAVSTLVEVLGERFLKYMDAFKPYLCLGLKNYAEYQVCCAAVGLTGDICRALKSKMLPYCDEIMTLLLENLSNDSVNRSVKPQIFSVFGDVALSIGPEFKKYLDVVLQTLAQASQANVDRSDYDMIDYLNELREGVLEAYTGIVQGLRGDETNPCSDAAIALVEPHVPFIIQFITSIAQDREHSEGNISASVGLLGDLVTVFGVKLLPMVETEPLTELLTKARRSRIDKTKTLANWATKEIRKLKNVANSTSSWWRPRRETALRVMIARG
- the LOC108000192 gene encoding importin subunit beta-1 isoform X2, which gives rise to MQMDPTTVQLIQVLERTVSSDKNELEAAQNFLEQAARTNLHEFLQRLSSVLVTAAASPVARMAAGLQLKNQLTSKDPDLKYQYQQRWLAIPVETREYIKKNIFGALGTENNRPGSAPQCVAYVAVAELPVREWTNVIQLLVNNVVNPNSTEMLKEATLEAIGYICQDIESDVLVPQSNEILTAIIHGMKGSSTSHYVRLAATSALYNSLEFTKGNFEIETERNFIMEVVCEATQSLNTQVKVAALQCLVKIMSLYYQYMEPYMAPALFPITLEAMKSDIDEVALQGIEFWSNVSDEEVDLAMEEGEASDGGRPPVKVSRHYAKGALQYLVPVLMKKLTKQEEFDDEDDWNPSKAAGVCLMLLSSCCEDAIVPFVLPFIKDSIKSPDWRYRDAALMAFGSILGGVDHATLKPLVEQAMPTLIELMYDSSVAVRDTAAWTFGRICEIIPEAAISETYLKPLLEALINGLKAEPRVAANVCWAFTGLAEASYEAAESLEGQNPETYCMSQYFDFIIQRLLETTDRPDGAQANLRSAAYEALMDMVKNSPRDCYITVQKTTMVILERLQQVLQMETHIQSHSDRAQYNDLQSLLCATLQSVLRKVTPEDAPHISDVIMTALLSMFNSNSCKAEGVQEDALMAVSTLVEVLGERFLKYMDAFKPYLCLGLKNYAEYQVCCAAVGLTGDICRALKSKMLPYCDEIMTLLLENLSNDSVNRSVKPQIFSVFGDVALSIGPEFKKYLDVVLQTLAQASQANVDRSDYDMIDYLNELREGVLEAYTGIVQGLRGDETNPCSDAAIALVEPHVPFIIQFITSIAQDREHSEGNISASVGLLGDLVTVFGVKLLPMVETEPLTELLTKARRSRIDKTKTLANWATKEIRKLKNVANSTSS